The Parabacteroides sp. AD58 genome includes a window with the following:
- the queF gene encoding preQ(1) synthase has product MDTRKEEHELHLLGGNTVYRQDYAPEVLEAFTNKHQENDYWVHFNCPEFTSLCPITGQPDFATIYIDYIPDVKMVESKSLKLYLFSYRNHGDFHEDCVNKIMKDLIKLMDPKYIEVTGIFTPRGGISIYPYCNYGRPGTKFEKLAEQRLFNHQIK; this is encoded by the coding sequence ATGGATACAAGAAAAGAAGAGCACGAATTGCATTTGCTGGGTGGAAACACCGTATATCGCCAGGATTATGCGCCGGAGGTACTGGAAGCCTTCACCAACAAACATCAGGAAAATGACTACTGGGTGCATTTCAATTGTCCGGAATTCACGAGCTTATGCCCGATTACCGGTCAGCCTGATTTTGCAACCATCTACATCGATTATATTCCGGATGTGAAAATGGTGGAAAGCAAGAGCCTGAAGTTATATTTGTTCAGTTACCGGAATCACGGCGATTTTCATGAAGACTGTGTCAACAAAATCATGAAAGACCTGATCAAGCTGATGGACCCGAAATACATTGAGGTGACAGGTATCTTTACGCCTCGTGGAGGAATCAGTATTTATCCTTACTGTAATTATGGGCGTCCGGGTACAAAATTCGAGAAATTGGCAGAACAGCGTCTGTTTAATCATCAGATAAAATAA
- the queC gene encoding 7-cyano-7-deazaguanine synthase QueC gives MKKEEAAMVCFSGGQDSTTCLFWAKKHFSHVEAVCFTYGQKHALEVEVAKKIAADAQVPFHLLDVSLLSQLDSNCSLVNDQIVMDQEKPADTYPNTFVPGRNMVFLTFAAILARSKGIHHLVTGVSEADYSGYPDCRDTFIRSLNVTLNLGMDDQFVIHTPLMNRDKSEVWELSDELGVFDLVRTQTLTCYNGVMADGCGHCPSCRLRKAGLEKYLERKAGKHHND, from the coding sequence ATGAAGAAAGAAGAAGCAGCAATGGTATGCTTTTCCGGCGGACAAGACTCTACCACTTGTCTTTTCTGGGCCAAAAAGCATTTCTCGCATGTCGAGGCGGTGTGTTTCACGTATGGGCAGAAACACGCATTGGAAGTAGAAGTAGCTAAAAAGATAGCAGCCGATGCCCAAGTTCCCTTTCATTTACTGGATGTTTCCCTGCTGAGTCAGTTAGATTCGAATTGTTCGTTGGTGAATGACCAGATTGTCATGGATCAGGAAAAACCAGCCGATACTTATCCGAATACATTTGTTCCGGGTCGGAATATGGTTTTTCTGACCTTCGCGGCTATTCTGGCACGGAGCAAAGGAATTCATCACCTGGTAACTGGTGTGTCGGAAGCCGATTATAGCGGTTATCCGGACTGTCGGGATACGTTTATCCGGTCTCTGAATGTAACGCTTAACCTGGGCATGGACGATCAGTTTGTCATTCACACACCGTTGATGAACCGTGACAAGAGCGAAGTATGGGAATTATCCGATGAATTAGGCGTGTTTGATCTGGTCCGTACCCAGACACTAACGTGTTATAATGGAGTGATGGCCGATGGCTGCGGGCATTGTCCGTCGTGCCGGTTGAGAAAGGCCGGGCTGGAAAAATACCTGGAACGGAAAGCGGGAAAACATCACAACGATTGA
- a CDS encoding OmpP1/FadL family transporter: MKQIIALASLALLPFSQVAAEGFQVNAQSTKQAGMGHVGAALKLGAESMHFNPAGLVYMNNAVELSAGVSGVFAYAKCQTGNETYKSNNTPSTPLYINAGFKIYDNLAAGIMINTPYGSSINWGNDWAGAHLVQDIALKAFNVQPTVSWKITDRLSIGAGLMMEFGNITLNRALIGPGAMTNMANSMMGPVLEKYPMFKPMVEPILTEMQRYDDASAASVSLEGKAGLRLGFNVGAMFDINDKFTVGLSYRSKVTAKVKEGDISLRYANKEHLEALLGNVNQLIQTAAAMGIPNLPQNGIHVPPLESGTFSAELPLPDNWNVGLTYRPTNRWTVSGEVQFVGWSAYKSLDVNFEPAAELGQYNIKAAKEYKNTRIYRIGTQFAATNRLDVRFGAYYDESPVKDEYLNPETPSMNKLGITAGLSFRPIQPLSVDFAFSYVTGFGRDGSYTDTDLLGLPRTFSGHYNAYALMPAIGISYNF, from the coding sequence ATGAAGCAAATTATCGCATTAGCCAGCCTTGCCCTGCTGCCTTTTTCGCAGGTAGCTGCCGAAGGCTTCCAAGTAAATGCCCAGAGTACAAAGCAGGCCGGTATGGGACACGTAGGTGCTGCCTTAAAATTAGGAGCAGAAAGTATGCATTTCAACCCAGCCGGACTGGTTTATATGAATAATGCCGTCGAATTGTCGGCCGGCGTTTCGGGAGTATTTGCCTATGCTAAATGCCAGACGGGAAATGAGACCTATAAATCAAATAATACACCGAGTACACCGCTTTACATCAATGCTGGTTTCAAGATTTATGATAACTTAGCTGCGGGTATTATGATCAATACACCGTACGGCAGCAGCATCAACTGGGGTAACGACTGGGCCGGTGCTCATCTGGTACAGGATATTGCCTTGAAAGCCTTCAATGTACAGCCTACGGTTTCCTGGAAAATCACAGACCGGTTAAGCATCGGTGCCGGTTTGATGATGGAGTTTGGTAACATCACCCTCAACCGTGCATTGATCGGTCCGGGTGCCATGACGAATATGGCCAACAGCATGATGGGACCGGTTTTGGAAAAATATCCGATGTTCAAGCCGATGGTTGAACCGATCCTGACTGAAATGCAACGCTACGATGATGCTTCGGCAGCTTCGGTTTCTTTGGAAGGTAAAGCCGGACTGCGGTTAGGTTTCAATGTAGGCGCCATGTTCGACATCAACGATAAATTTACCGTGGGTCTCTCCTATCGTTCCAAAGTAACGGCGAAAGTAAAAGAAGGAGATATCAGCCTGCGGTATGCCAACAAAGAACATCTGGAAGCCTTGTTGGGCAATGTCAATCAATTGATTCAGACGGCTGCTGCCATGGGCATTCCGAATTTGCCTCAGAACGGCATTCATGTGCCTCCGCTGGAAAGCGGTACTTTCTCGGCCGAATTGCCTTTGCCCGACAACTGGAATGTGGGTTTAACTTATCGCCCCACCAACCGTTGGACGGTTTCCGGAGAAGTACAGTTTGTTGGATGGAGTGCCTATAAGTCTTTGGATGTCAACTTTGAGCCGGCAGCCGAATTAGGTCAGTATAACATCAAGGCGGCCAAAGAATACAAGAATACGCGCATCTACCGTATCGGTACGCAATTTGCCGCCACCAACCGGTTGGATGTACGTTTCGGAGCGTATTATGACGAATCTCCGGTAAAAGATGAATATCTGAATCCGGAAACGCCCAGTATGAACAAATTGGGAATCACAGCCGGATTGAGCTTCCGACCGATCCAGCCGCTGTCTGTTGATTTCGCCTTCTCGTATGTGACAGGCTTCGGCCGTGACGGTTCGTACACGGATACCGACCTGTTAGGTTTGCCGCGTACTTTCAGCGGCCACTATAATGCCTATGCCCTGATGCCCGCTATCGGAATTTCATACAATTTTTAA
- a CDS encoding BlaI/MecI/CopY family transcriptional regulator yields MKGLTAKEEEIMGFFWEKGPLFVKELLAFYDDPKPHFNTLSTIVRGLEEKGYLAHEAFGNTYRYFAAVSQDEFRSKTLKGVISKYFNNSYLSAVSTLVKKEEISVEELKQLIQEVEDAHRTSNP; encoded by the coding sequence ATGAAAGGATTAACAGCAAAAGAAGAAGAAATCATGGGATTCTTCTGGGAGAAAGGTCCCTTGTTCGTAAAAGAATTACTGGCTTTCTACGATGATCCGAAGCCGCATTTCAATACTTTGTCGACTATTGTGAGAGGATTGGAAGAAAAAGGATATCTGGCACACGAAGCTTTTGGGAATACATACCGGTATTTTGCGGCTGTCTCGCAAGATGAGTTCCGATCCAAAACACTCAAGGGTGTGATCAGTAAATACTTCAATAACTCCTACCTCAGCGCCGTTTCTACGCTGGTCAAGAAAGAAGAAATTTCGGTAGAAGAATTGAAACAGCTTATTCAGGAAGTGGAAGACGCACATCGCACATCCAACCCATAA
- a CDS encoding M56 family metallopeptidase, with amino-acid sequence MGIFIAYMIKSGFCLLLFYLLYKWQLAKETFFRVNRIMLLGFWVLAFLLPAIPLIKWGNTDLYAGLDVNRQAILNSLTNISLSAETNTDHHALILAWLICTGYIVGVVLIASKQLVSWTRLYLLIRRGRRIENKPFHLILTEGNQPPFSWMHYIVLSEKDYRENPTEILTHEMAHIRHHHSWDLLLADIGILLQWFNPAAWLLKQEMQSVHEYEADNAVLAAGIDAKSYQLLLIKKAVGTSRYTMANSFNHSSLKKRITMMLKEKSSPQARAKYIYILPLAALSVMAFARPEVSDVSAVLTKAKVTDLWTIPQEKTPEVKAQFPGGDDAFFQFLARNVKYPTLALEAGKQGRVACLATIGEDGTIKEVEITQSVDPALDAEVIRVIKKTPKWEPAKLAGKAVEYKIPLGFIFKVEGSDLHVQTESDTDIVIVGYGPQSNEE; translated from the coding sequence ATGGGAATTTTCATTGCGTATATGATTAAATCCGGCTTTTGCCTGCTATTGTTCTACCTATTATATAAATGGCAACTGGCAAAAGAGACCTTTTTCCGAGTGAACCGGATCATGCTGCTTGGTTTCTGGGTTTTAGCATTCCTGCTTCCGGCCATCCCGCTAATCAAATGGGGAAACACGGATTTGTATGCAGGATTGGATGTAAATCGGCAGGCAATCTTGAATTCACTGACGAACATTTCTCTTTCTGCGGAAACCAATACCGATCATCACGCCCTTATTTTAGCGTGGCTGATCTGTACAGGATATATAGTAGGTGTTGTCTTGATCGCAAGTAAACAGCTTGTTTCGTGGACCCGACTTTATTTACTCATCCGGCGAGGGCGGCGTATTGAAAACAAACCTTTTCATCTGATTCTGACCGAAGGAAATCAACCTCCATTCAGCTGGATGCATTACATCGTCTTGTCAGAAAAAGATTACCGGGAAAATCCGACGGAAATCTTAACGCACGAGATGGCACACATCCGCCATCACCATTCATGGGATCTGTTATTGGCAGACATCGGCATTCTGCTGCAATGGTTTAATCCGGCCGCCTGGTTACTCAAACAGGAAATGCAGTCGGTACACGAATACGAAGCCGATAATGCCGTGCTTGCCGCCGGGATCGATGCCAAGTCCTATCAGTTATTGCTTATTAAAAAAGCTGTCGGCACCAGTCGCTACACTATGGCCAACAGCTTCAATCACAGTTCACTAAAAAAACGTATTACTATGATGTTAAAAGAAAAATCAAGCCCGCAGGCTCGTGCGAAGTACATCTATATACTTCCACTGGCAGCCTTATCGGTGATGGCATTTGCCCGTCCCGAAGTATCAGACGTATCAGCCGTCCTAACAAAAGCCAAAGTTACAGATTTGTGGACAATTCCACAAGAAAAAACCCCGGAAGTGAAAGCACAGTTTCCGGGCGGCGATGATGCTTTTTTCCAATTTCTGGCCCGTAACGTAAAATATCCGACTCTCGCGCTGGAAGCTGGTAAACAAGGTCGTGTTGCATGCCTCGCAACTATTGGGGAAGACGGAACAATAAAAGAGGTTGAAATCACCCAGAGTGTGGATCCTGCACTAGATGCAGAAGTAATCCGTGTCATTAAAAAGACGCCGAAATGGGAGCCGGCAAAACTTGCCGGAAAAGCGGTTGAATACAAAATTCCTCTAGGCTTCATATTTAAAGTTGAAGGTAGTGATTTACATGTACAAACAGAATCAGATACCGATATCGTTATTGTGGGATATGGACCTCAATCCAATGAGGAGTAA
- a CDS encoding FKBP-type peptidyl-prolyl cis-trans isomerase, with protein MNKKEYIQANQEWLAAKAHEEGVQALPKGIYYKVLSSGKADGKHPTPRSIITAHYTGWTIDGKEFDSSRGGTPIAFRLSDLIEGWIIAMQQMCIGDKWEIYLPAEMGYGKFSQPGIPGGSTLIFEIELLGIA; from the coding sequence ATGAATAAGAAAGAATATATCCAGGCCAACCAGGAATGGCTGGCGGCAAAGGCACACGAAGAAGGCGTTCAGGCACTTCCGAAAGGTATTTATTATAAAGTGTTGTCGAGCGGCAAGGCCGATGGAAAACATCCTACGCCGAGAAGCATCATCACGGCCCATTATACCGGATGGACGATCGACGGGAAGGAATTTGACAGCAGCCGGGGCGGCACACCGATTGCTTTCCGCCTGAGCGATTTGATTGAAGGATGGATCATTGCCATGCAGCAGATGTGCATCGGCGACAAATGGGAAATCTATCTTCCGGCCGAAATGGGATACGGGAAATTCTCGCAACCGGGCATTCCCGGAGGTTCAACCCTCATTTTCGAGATCGAATTATTGGGCATTGCCTGA
- the pncB gene encoding nicotinate phosphoribosyltransferase, translating into MIINSLLDTDLYKFTTSYAYVKLFPNAWGTFTFKDRDETICSDKFVSRLKAEVHDLAWVHLRPEELEYMSSHCRFVPRVYWEWLSSFRFDPEKIQIFLDEEKHLHIEVTDYLYKVTLYEVPLLAIVTEIQNLISGNVADKEQMLAKLYEKVELSNKNHLSFSEFGTRRRFSLEVQDAVINYLNENSFYCTGTSNCHFAMKYNMKMMGTHPHEWFMFHGAQFGYKHANYMALENWVNVYDGDLGTALADTYTSESFLTNLSRKQAKLFDGVRCDSGDEYTFVDELVRRYREFGIDSTTKTIIFSNALDFDKALRIQQYCKGKIRCAFGIGTNLTNDAGYKPSNVVMKLARCKMNVNQPWRECVKLSDDMGKHMGSDREVEACLYELGLK; encoded by the coding sequence ATGATTATAAACAGTCTTTTGGATACAGATTTATACAAGTTTACCACATCTTATGCATATGTGAAGCTATTCCCCAACGCCTGGGGTACATTTACTTTTAAAGACCGCGACGAAACCATTTGCTCGGATAAATTCGTTTCCCGACTCAAGGCAGAAGTGCACGACTTGGCTTGGGTACATTTACGGCCGGAAGAACTCGAGTATATGAGTTCGCACTGTCGCTTTGTGCCTCGTGTCTACTGGGAATGGCTTTCATCATTCCGCTTTGATCCGGAAAAGATTCAGATTTTTCTGGACGAGGAAAAGCATCTTCATATTGAAGTGACCGATTATTTATATAAGGTAACGCTGTATGAGGTTCCTCTGCTGGCAATTGTCACTGAAATACAGAATCTGATCTCGGGCAATGTGGCCGATAAGGAACAGATGCTGGCCAAGTTGTATGAGAAGGTAGAGCTTTCCAATAAGAATCACTTATCATTTTCAGAGTTCGGCACGCGCCGCCGTTTTTCACTGGAAGTTCAGGATGCCGTGATTAATTATCTGAATGAGAATTCTTTCTATTGTACGGGTACTTCCAACTGCCATTTCGCCATGAAGTATAACATGAAAATGATGGGTACGCATCCGCATGAATGGTTTATGTTCCACGGGGCTCAGTTTGGGTACAAGCATGCCAATTACATGGCGCTCGAAAACTGGGTGAATGTATATGACGGCGATCTGGGAACGGCTTTGGCCGATACATATACGTCGGAATCCTTCCTGACAAACCTGAGCCGTAAGCAGGCCAAGTTGTTTGATGGTGTCAGGTGTGATTCGGGTGATGAATATACCTTCGTAGATGAACTGGTGCGCCGCTATCGGGAGTTTGGCATCGATTCGACTACCAAAACGATCATCTTCAGTAACGCCCTCGATTTCGACAAGGCCCTGCGTATCCAGCAATATTGTAAAGGAAAAATCCGCTGTGCTTTCGGAATCGGAACGAATCTGACCAACGACGCGGGTTACAAGCCGTCGAATGTCGTCATGAAACTGGCCCGCTGCAAGATGAACGTAAACCAGCCGTGGCGCGAATGCGTGAAGCTTTCCGACGATATGGGCAAACACATGGGCAGTGACCGCGAAGTGGAAGCCTGTCTGTATGAACTGGGACTGAAATAA
- a CDS encoding M23 family metallopeptidase — MYKPYLILLMACCTTLGWSQEKWKNPLEFPLYLAGNFGELRANHFHSGIDMKTQGVTGKAVHAVQDGYVSRLSVSPWGYGNALYLSHPDGTTTVYGHLDHFIPKIADYIHQQQYKLERFQVDLTLTPDQIPVKEGEIVAYSGNTGSSGGPHVHFEIRDTETEEVMDPLPYYKHLIKDNKPPKFAGILICPQPGSGIANGKTGKTEVKVTYDAKQHPVINAQITAWGKIGFAVKANDYMNETGNVYGVRRIRLSEGDETLFLSDLDRFAFSETRYLNSLIDYSYWNKHRSFYTKCYIDPGNRLRFLSAKNRGIIDIQEEKTYTFTFTLTDDFGNQTQLNMKVVGKKQDIPETKTAASEVFHWHCSNQFGAKGIRLFIPKGNLYTDLNFVYRAKEEAGRLADIHILHNEPVPLHQNAKLSLRILRDTIADKKQYGIVQWKGKRGAWIGGTYRNGWIDGNIRELGTYTIAADTQAPGIKPVQPAQWSKQRTIRFQLTDNLSGVNTYKGTIDGKFVLFSMNNRSVISCQLNKEQVKPGKHQLHLVVTDACGNTSEYNYSFAW, encoded by the coding sequence ATGTACAAACCCTATCTCATTCTTTTAATGGCCTGCTGTACTACCTTGGGCTGGAGCCAGGAAAAATGGAAGAATCCGCTGGAATTTCCCCTCTACCTGGCCGGTAATTTCGGCGAGCTCCGGGCCAATCATTTTCATTCAGGCATCGATATGAAAACACAAGGCGTAACGGGAAAAGCCGTTCATGCCGTACAAGACGGATATGTCTCGCGCCTGTCGGTCAGTCCGTGGGGATACGGAAACGCCCTGTATCTGTCTCATCCCGACGGAACGACGACTGTTTACGGACATCTCGATCATTTCATTCCGAAGATAGCCGATTACATTCATCAGCAGCAATACAAGCTCGAACGGTTTCAGGTAGATTTAACCCTCACACCCGATCAGATACCGGTCAAAGAAGGCGAGATCGTTGCTTACAGCGGAAACACCGGAAGTTCGGGAGGACCGCACGTCCATTTCGAAATCCGCGATACAGAAACAGAAGAAGTCATGGACCCGCTGCCCTATTACAAGCACCTGATCAAAGACAACAAACCGCCCAAGTTTGCCGGCATCCTGATCTGTCCGCAACCCGGCAGCGGCATTGCGAACGGGAAAACCGGGAAAACCGAGGTGAAGGTCACTTACGACGCCAAACAGCACCCGGTGATCAATGCCCAGATTACCGCCTGGGGAAAAATCGGTTTTGCCGTCAAAGCCAACGACTACATGAACGAAACAGGCAATGTGTACGGTGTCCGCCGAATCAGGCTGTCGGAAGGCGACGAAACCCTCTTTCTTTCTGACCTGGACCGTTTTGCCTTTTCAGAAACGCGTTACCTCAACAGCCTCATCGATTATTCTTACTGGAACAAACACCGTTCGTTTTACACCAAATGCTATATCGATCCGGGCAACCGGCTGCGGTTCCTCTCGGCCAAGAACCGGGGAATCATCGATATACAGGAAGAAAAGACATATACCTTTACTTTCACCCTGACAGACGATTTCGGTAATCAGACCCAGTTAAACATGAAAGTCGTCGGGAAAAAACAAGACATTCCCGAAACGAAGACTGCCGCAAGCGAAGTGTTTCACTGGCACTGCAGCAACCAGTTTGGCGCCAAGGGTATCCGGCTGTTCATCCCGAAGGGAAATCTGTATACAGACCTGAACTTCGTCTACCGGGCCAAAGAAGAAGCCGGCCGACTGGCCGACATCCACATCCTGCATAACGAACCCGTTCCGCTGCATCAAAATGCCAAACTGTCTTTACGGATCTTACGCGATACTATCGCCGACAAAAAACAATACGGCATCGTACAATGGAAAGGAAAACGGGGCGCATGGATTGGCGGCACATACAGAAACGGATGGATAGACGGAAACATCCGCGAGCTGGGCACTTACACCATTGCGGCCGATACCCAGGCGCCGGGAATCAAACCAGTACAGCCCGCCCAATGGAGCAAACAGCGCACCATCCGCTTCCAGCTGACCGACAACCTGAGTGGTGTAAATACATATAAAGGAACTATCGACGGGAAATTCGTGCTCTTCTCGATGAACAACCGCTCCGTCATCAGCTGCCAGCTCAACAAGGAACAGGTCAAGCCGGGAAAACATCAGTTACACCTGGTCGTAACCGACGCTTGCGGAAACACGTCGGAATATAACTATTCCTTTGCCTGGTAA
- a CDS encoding phospho-sugar mutase, which translates to MENNELLQTVRSKAQGWLTDSYDAETRAAVQALLDKEDPTDLIEAFYKDLEFGTGGLRGIMGVGSNRMNIYTVGAATQGLSNYLKKEFADLGLIKVVIGHDCRNNSRKFAEISADIFSANGIKVYLFESLRPTPEMSYAIRKLGCQSGIILTASHNPKEYNGYKAYWDDGAQMISPHDKNTIAEVNKIRSAADIKFNGNKELIEIIGEEIDSAFINDLTTLSLSKESIQRHHDMKIVYTPIHGTGVKLIPRALAAFGFTNIIHVPEQDVVSGDFPTVVSPNPEEPAALAMAVAKAKETDAELVLASDPDADRVGAAVKNNEGEWVLLNGNQTALMFVYYLITRWKELGKIQGKEYIVKTIVTTETIKTIADRNGVGFYDVYTGFKWIANVMKQNEGKLKYIGGGEESYGFLCEDFVRDKDAVSACAVLAEIAAWAKDQGMSMYQLLQKIYVEYGFSKEKGISVVKKGKSGAEEIEAMMKHFRENPLKEIAGSKVILFHDYSTLKGFDYLENETLTLDMPVTSNVLQFFTEDGTKVSIRPSGTEPKIKFYCEVHSKVNSVDELPAADKAATEKIEAIKASLGI; encoded by the coding sequence ATGGAAAACAATGAATTATTACAAACAGTAAGAAGTAAGGCACAAGGATGGCTTACTGACAGTTATGACGCTGAAACAAGAGCAGCTGTACAAGCTTTATTAGACAAAGAAGATCCGACGGATCTGATTGAAGCATTCTACAAGGATCTGGAATTTGGAACCGGAGGTCTGCGTGGTATTATGGGTGTAGGTTCTAACCGTATGAATATCTACACAGTAGGTGCAGCTACCCAGGGATTATCCAATTACCTGAAGAAGGAATTTGCAGATCTTGGCCTGATTAAAGTCGTTATCGGCCATGATTGCCGTAATAACAGTCGCAAGTTTGCTGAAATATCAGCAGACATCTTCTCTGCCAACGGCATCAAAGTGTATTTATTCGAGAGCCTGCGTCCGACACCTGAAATGTCTTACGCAATCCGCAAGTTAGGATGCCAGAGCGGTATTATCCTGACAGCTTCTCATAACCCGAAAGAATACAACGGTTACAAAGCCTATTGGGATGACGGAGCTCAGATGATATCTCCGCACGACAAGAATACAATTGCTGAAGTAAATAAAATCCGTTCAGCCGCTGATATCAAATTCAATGGCAACAAGGAGCTGATTGAAATCATCGGCGAAGAAATCGACAGCGCATTCATCAATGACCTGACGACTTTGTCTCTGTCAAAAGAATCGATCCAGCGCCATCATGACATGAAGATTGTCTATACACCGATCCACGGAACAGGTGTCAAACTGATCCCGCGTGCCCTGGCGGCTTTTGGATTCACGAATATTATCCATGTTCCGGAACAGGATGTTGTCAGTGGTGACTTCCCGACTGTTGTTTCTCCGAATCCGGAAGAACCGGCAGCTTTGGCCATGGCTGTTGCAAAAGCCAAAGAAACTGACGCAGAACTGGTATTGGCTTCTGACCCGGATGCCGACCGTGTAGGTGCCGCAGTCAAGAACAACGAAGGCGAATGGGTATTGCTGAACGGTAACCAGACAGCCCTGATGTTCGTGTATTATCTGATCACCCGCTGGAAAGAACTGGGTAAGATCCAAGGTAAGGAATACATCGTTAAGACGATTGTAACAACAGAAACGATCAAGACTATTGCCGACCGCAACGGTGTTGGTTTCTATGATGTGTATACCGGATTCAAATGGATTGCCAACGTCATGAAGCAGAACGAAGGCAAGTTGAAATATATCGGTGGAGGTGAAGAAAGCTACGGATTCTTGTGCGAAGATTTCGTTCGTGATAAAGACGCCGTTTCAGCTTGTGCCGTATTGGCTGAAATCGCTGCCTGGGCAAAAGATCAAGGCATGTCAATGTATCAGTTGCTGCAGAAGATCTATGTTGAATACGGATTCTCAAAGGAAAAAGGTATTTCTGTCGTGAAGAAAGGTAAGAGCGGTGCTGAAGAAATCGAAGCGATGATGAAGCATTTCCGCGAAAACCCGCTGAAGGAAATAGCCGGTTCTAAAGTGATTTTATTCCATGATTATTCTACCCTGAAAGGATTTGATTATCTGGAAAACGAAACACTGACACTGGATATGCCGGTTACTTCGAACGTACTGCAGTTCTTCACCGAAGACGGAACCAAGGTTTCTATCCGTCCTTCCGGAACAGAACCGAAGATCAAGTTCTACTGCGAAGTACATTCTAAAGTAAACAGCGTAGATGAACTGCCGGCAGCCGACAAGGCAGCTACCGAAAAGATTGAAGCCATCAAAGCTTCTTTAGGTATCTGA
- the rlmB gene encoding 23S rRNA (guanosine(2251)-2'-O)-methyltransferase RlmB, translating into MKENEMIFGIRAVIEAIQADKEIDKILIRRDLQGELAKELFDVLHGTAIQVQRVPQERLDRYTRKNHQGVIAFISAVTYQKLEDIVPFVYEQGRDPFIVLLDGVTDVRNFGAIARTCECAGVDAIVIPAKGSVSVNADAIKTSAGALHVLPVCKEKSINQAIRFLQQSGVKVYAASEKAAENYTHIAYDGPTAIVMGAEDTGVSYENLRICDAMIKIPQFGTIGSLNVSVASSILIYEVVRQRMNKTEHEQS; encoded by the coding sequence ATGAAAGAGAATGAAATGATATTCGGCATTCGTGCCGTGATTGAAGCCATACAAGCAGACAAGGAAATAGACAAAATCCTGATCAGAAGAGATCTGCAAGGAGAATTGGCCAAAGAACTGTTTGACGTATTGCACGGGACAGCCATTCAGGTACAACGGGTGCCGCAAGAACGGCTGGATCGTTATACCCGTAAGAATCATCAGGGCGTAATTGCGTTTATATCAGCCGTTACTTACCAAAAGCTGGAAGATATCGTTCCTTTTGTCTACGAACAGGGCCGCGATCCTTTCATTGTCTTGCTCGACGGCGTGACGGATGTCCGTAACTTCGGCGCCATTGCCCGCACGTGTGAATGTGCCGGCGTAGACGCCATCGTCATTCCGGCCAAAGGAAGTGTAAGCGTCAATGCCGACGCCATCAAGACTTCGGCAGGAGCTTTGCACGTATTGCCGGTATGCAAGGAGAAAAGCATCAACCAGGCCATCCGCTTCCTGCAACAAAGCGGAGTGAAAGTCTATGCGGCTTCCGAAAAAGCGGCCGAGAATTATACACATATCGCCTACGACGGTCCGACAGCCATCGTCATGGGAGCTGAAGACACCGGTGTATCCTACGAGAATCTCCGTATCTGCGATGCCATGATCAAGATACCGCAATTCGGAACGATCGGTTCACTGAATGTATCCGTGGCTTCATCCATCCTGATATATGAAGTTGTACGCCAGCGAATGAACAAAACAGAACATGAACAATCATAA
- a CDS encoding RidA family protein, with the protein MKKVIATTKAPAAIGPYNQAIQVGNMLFASGQLGLDPATGNFPEGGVKEQTIQSFQNVKAILEEAGFSINDVVKTTVYLADMADFAAMNEIYASQFEGDFPARSAVAVKTLPKNALVEVEVIAVKA; encoded by the coding sequence ATGAAAAAAGTAATTGCAACAACCAAGGCACCGGCAGCTATCGGTCCGTATAATCAGGCTATTCAGGTAGGAAACATGTTGTTCGCTTCAGGCCAACTCGGCTTGGATCCGGCCACAGGCAATTTTCCCGAAGGCGGTGTAAAAGAGCAGACCATCCAGTCATTCCAGAACGTAAAGGCAATCTTGGAAGAAGCCGGTTTCTCGATCAACGACGTGGTAAAGACAACGGTATATCTGGCCGACATGGCTGATTTTGCCGCAATGAACGAAATCTATGCTTCTCAGTTTGAAGGTGATTTCCCAGCCCGCTCGGCTGTAGCCGTAAAGACACTGCCGAAAAACGCTTTGGTAGAAGTAGAAGTGATAGCTGTTAAAGCATAA